Proteins from one Streptosporangium becharense genomic window:
- a CDS encoding GntR family transcriptional regulator produces the protein MAQIDPDSPVPKYFQLREILLDLIESNELTIGTAIPSERELCQRFGLSRMTVRQAVDHLVSEGRLQRVAGKGTFVARPKIEMALRLTSFSDEMRARGMEPGSRDLDRRVVRASAHLARELGIRPGDEVHFIERLRTAAGEPMCIERAHIPVSLAPDLDTHDLTGRSLYALLETRYGLVLDAGELTIDGGVADPGDADLLKLPRGGAVLLLQRRSFAGGVCAELGVSTYRADRYQLRTILEIPTRRS, from the coding sequence ATGGCCCAGATCGACCCGGACAGCCCGGTGCCGAAGTACTTCCAACTGCGGGAGATCCTGCTCGACCTCATCGAAAGCAACGAGCTGACGATCGGTACGGCGATCCCGTCCGAGCGTGAGCTCTGCCAGCGGTTCGGCCTGTCCCGGATGACCGTGCGGCAGGCGGTCGACCACCTCGTCTCCGAGGGCAGGTTGCAGCGGGTGGCGGGCAAGGGCACCTTCGTCGCCCGGCCGAAGATCGAGATGGCCCTCCGGCTCACCTCCTTCAGCGACGAGATGCGCGCCAGGGGCATGGAACCCGGCTCACGCGACCTGGACCGCCGGGTGGTCCGGGCCAGTGCCCACCTGGCCAGGGAGCTCGGTATCCGGCCCGGTGACGAGGTGCACTTCATCGAGCGGCTGCGGACCGCCGCCGGAGAGCCGATGTGCATCGAGCGGGCCCACATCCCCGTCTCCCTCGCACCCGACCTCGACACCCACGACCTGACGGGCCGCTCCCTGTACGCCCTCCTGGAGACCCGCTACGGCCTGGTGCTGGACGCGGGCGAGCTCACCATCGACGGCGGCGTCGCCGACCCCGGCGACGCCGACCTGCTGAAGCTGCCGCGCGGCGGGGCCGTGCTGCTGTTGCAACGCCGCTCCTTCGCGGGCGGCGTCTGCGCCGAGCTCGGAGTCTCCACCTACCGGGCCGACCGCTACCAGCTCCGCACGATCCTGGAGATCCCGACCCGCCGGTCCTGA